In one window of Maribacter sp. BPC-D8 DNA:
- a CDS encoding DoxX family protein, whose amino-acid sequence MNYLIITFQIIVGLSILNVWLIQNKKPTKWRGGKAKTIIEEFEAYGLSKQLCYIVGFFKVTLAILLLVAIWFPVVKQPAALGLAAFLLGSIAMHFKIKDPLFKSFPAALFLVLCLCIAFL is encoded by the coding sequence ATGAATTATTTAATAATAACATTTCAAATTATTGTCGGTTTAAGCATTTTAAATGTTTGGCTTATCCAAAATAAGAAACCAACCAAATGGCGTGGTGGTAAGGCAAAAACTATAATAGAAGAGTTTGAGGCGTATGGTCTATCGAAGCAGCTATGCTATATCGTCGGATTTTTTAAAGTAACATTGGCTATTTTATTACTTGTTGCTATTTGGTTTCCTGTGGTAAAACAACCGGCAGCTTTAGGTTTAGCAGCGTTCTTATTAGGTTCAATAGCAATGCACTTTAAAATAAAAGACCCTTTATTTAAATCTTTTCCGGCAGCTTTGTTTTTAGTGCTGTGTTTATGTATTGCTTTTCTATAA
- a CDS encoding DoxX family protein, whose amino-acid sequence MKMLHIAIFLSSSAFLYYGMECLLSQKMKDEFARFGLKNQRVLTAYLQLAGGLGLIIGYFFSPVLLFIAAAGLTILMLLGFAVRIKIKDSAAESIPSLVLALINLFIAVSYYQQLTAL is encoded by the coding sequence ACACATAGCTATATTCTTATCAAGCAGTGCGTTTTTGTACTATGGCATGGAATGCCTGTTATCACAAAAAATGAAAGATGAGTTCGCTAGATTTGGTTTGAAAAATCAAAGAGTACTCACTGCATACTTGCAACTCGCAGGAGGTTTAGGATTAATTATAGGATATTTCTTTTCACCTGTTCTACTTTTCATAGCTGCAGCAGGACTAACGATTCTAATGCTTTTAGGATTTGCCGTTAGAATAAAAATTAAAGACAGTGCAGCAGAATCTATACCATCATTAGTTTTGGCTCTTATAAATTTATTCATAGCAGTAAGCTATTACCAACAACTTACTGCATTATAA